The following are from one region of the Sandaracinus amylolyticus genome:
- a CDS encoding DUF1517 domain-containing protein — translation MRIDVQAIVIGLDASARTAVQGAMRALATSGDTNTQRGRHRMLGEAIDVLVSAEAHWTHGHAEGGALRDAEDARKHFVEVAHRARSRFDVEVIRNTGGAVTTKAPPVLAASDEPGVVLVTVVVAARREITDVARPSDRAALRAGLEALRAIGEDELVAFEVVWSPAEDADRVSVAQLEARHPEIRRLGS, via the coding sequence ATGCGCATCGACGTGCAGGCGATCGTGATCGGTCTCGATGCGAGCGCGCGCACCGCGGTGCAGGGCGCGATGCGTGCGCTCGCGACGAGCGGGGACACGAACACGCAGCGCGGGCGGCATCGGATGCTCGGCGAGGCGATCGACGTGCTGGTGTCCGCGGAGGCGCACTGGACGCACGGGCACGCCGAGGGCGGCGCGCTGCGGGACGCGGAGGACGCGCGGAAGCACTTCGTCGAGGTCGCGCATCGCGCGCGATCGCGGTTCGACGTGGAGGTGATCCGCAACACCGGGGGTGCGGTGACGACCAAGGCGCCGCCGGTGCTCGCGGCGAGCGATGAGCCGGGGGTGGTGCTGGTGACGGTGGTGGTCGCGGCGCGTCGGGAGATCACCGACGTTGCGCGGCCGAGCGATCGTGCAGCGTTGCGGGCGGGGCTCGAAGCCCTGCGGGCGATCGGCGAGGACGAGCTCGTGGCGTTCGAGGTGGTGTGGTCGCCCGCGGAGGACGCGGATCGTGTGAGCGTGGCGCAGCTCGAGGCGCGTCATCCGGAGATCCGGAGGCTCGGGTCGTGA
- a CDS encoding SCP2 sterol-binding domain-containing protein translates to MALKFPSAEWTAAFKDAVNANAAYREAGKGWTHGKVAYVVKADPKLGTDRDMAMLLDLHAGECRHAEYVDGDTAQSADFVIVAEYPKWREVLSGAVDPTKAMMQNKLKLQKGHLGTIVKFVVASKELAKSATVIDTQYPD, encoded by the coding sequence ATGGCGCTCAAGTTCCCCTCGGCCGAGTGGACGGCCGCATTCAAGGACGCCGTGAACGCGAACGCGGCATATCGCGAAGCCGGCAAGGGCTGGACCCACGGCAAGGTCGCCTACGTGGTGAAGGCCGATCCGAAGCTCGGGACCGATCGCGACATGGCGATGCTCCTCGATCTCCACGCCGGCGAGTGCCGTCACGCCGAGTACGTCGACGGCGACACCGCGCAGAGCGCCGACTTCGTGATCGTCGCCGAGTACCCGAAGTGGCGCGAGGTCCTCAGCGGCGCCGTCGATCCCACCAAGGCGATGATGCAGAACAAGCTGAAGCTCCAGAAGGGGCACCTCGGCACGATCGTGAAGTTCGTCGTCGCCTCGAAGGAGCTCGCGAAGAGCGCCACCGTCATCGACACGCAGTACCCGGACTGA
- a CDS encoding transposase — MFPPSHRRPTLRSFRHSGPRWPARGMRCAALVTQPRLIEPGGIYLVTRRTLRRHHLFAPDPRMNRIFRYALAVAAQRTGVRIHAAVLMSTHEHLVVSDPEGCLPRFIHYLHRHVALATKVLRKWEGAIWDHEPTSVVELRTPHAVAEKIAYAIANPVAAMLVSRAKDWPGVTTRPDEIGTATWSIERPAEYFAADDDNWPPCVQLRLEMPCAARDLGMADDDFRDVIAREVAALESAARASVRARGGTFVGRDRCEKLSPYRRAHSWEPIRGRNPTFAVGRGNHDARIESAERVRAFRLAYRFAFDAWRTRRRDVPFPAGTWLMREQHAAFIAAA, encoded by the coding sequence ATGTTCCCGCCGTCACATCGCCGACCCACGTTGCGTTCTTTCAGGCATTCAGGCCCCCGATGGCCGGCACGCGGGATGCGCTGCGCCGCGCTCGTGACCCAACCACGCCTCATCGAGCCTGGCGGCATCTATCTCGTCACCCGCCGCACGCTGCGCCGCCATCACCTCTTCGCGCCCGACCCGCGCATGAACCGCATCTTCCGCTACGCGCTCGCGGTCGCTGCGCAGCGCACGGGAGTCCGGATCCACGCAGCGGTGCTGATGAGCACGCACGAGCACCTCGTCGTCTCGGATCCCGAAGGCTGTCTGCCGCGGTTCATCCACTACCTGCACCGGCACGTCGCTCTCGCGACGAAGGTGCTGCGCAAGTGGGAAGGCGCGATCTGGGATCACGAGCCGACGAGCGTCGTCGAGCTCCGCACGCCTCACGCAGTCGCGGAGAAGATCGCGTACGCGATCGCGAACCCGGTCGCTGCGATGCTCGTCTCGCGCGCGAAGGACTGGCCCGGCGTCACGACGCGGCCCGACGAGATCGGCACGGCGACCTGGAGCATCGAGCGTCCCGCCGAGTATTTCGCGGCCGACGACGACAACTGGCCGCCCTGCGTCCAGCTCCGCCTCGAGATGCCATGTGCGGCGCGCGATCTCGGAATGGCGGACGACGACTTCCGAGACGTCATCGCCCGAGAAGTCGCAGCACTGGAGTCGGCTGCACGCGCGAGCGTCCGAGCACGCGGTGGAACGTTCGTCGGCCGCGACCGCTGCGAGAAGCTCTCGCCGTACCGCCGGGCACATTCGTGGGAGCCGATCCGCGGCCGAAATCCGACGTTCGCGGTCGGGCGAGGCAATCACGACGCGCGAATCGAGTCGGCAGAGCGCGTGCGCGCATTTCGGCTCGCGTATCGGTTCGCGTTCGACGCGTGGCGCACACGACGACGCGACGTTCCGTTCCCAGCGGGCACCTGGCTGATGCGCGAGCAACACGCGGCTTTCATCGCCGCCGCTTGA
- the pgeF gene encoding peptidoglycan editing factor PgeF, producing the protein MVIRSALLSRAGFAHGFATRVGGVSAPPFDSLNLGRSVGDDLAAVEENHRRLAREVGYDVARLYETSQVHGAAVRAVSAGDDVTSVRRVEADALVAAGEGIAVGVRTADCIPVLVADEASGRVAAIHAGWRGVVANVVPRGIEALGAPASGLVCAIGPCIRAASFEVGEDVAEQIQAVARGEDVIERGFAKPHVDLVRAVIAQLAELGVARGRIEDVGGDTFAEDARFFSHRRDGGKSGRMLSVIVARG; encoded by the coding sequence ATGGTGATCCGGTCGGCGTTGCTTTCGCGCGCTGGGTTCGCGCACGGGTTCGCGACGCGGGTCGGCGGGGTGAGCGCGCCACCGTTCGATTCGCTCAACCTGGGTCGTTCGGTGGGCGACGATCTCGCGGCGGTCGAGGAGAACCATCGCCGGCTCGCGCGCGAGGTGGGGTACGACGTCGCGCGGCTCTACGAGACGAGCCAGGTCCACGGGGCCGCGGTGCGCGCGGTGAGCGCCGGCGATGACGTGACGAGCGTGCGGCGTGTGGAGGCGGACGCGCTGGTCGCGGCGGGGGAGGGGATCGCGGTCGGCGTGCGGACGGCGGACTGCATTCCGGTGTTGGTCGCGGACGAAGCGAGCGGGCGCGTCGCGGCGATCCACGCGGGGTGGCGCGGCGTGGTCGCGAACGTGGTGCCGCGCGGGATCGAGGCGCTGGGGGCGCCGGCGTCGGGGCTCGTGTGCGCGATCGGGCCGTGCATCCGGGCGGCGTCGTTCGAGGTCGGCGAGGACGTGGCGGAGCAGATCCAGGCAGTCGCGCGCGGTGAGGATGTGATCGAGCGGGGGTTTGCGAAGCCGCACGTCGATCTGGTGCGCGCGGTGATCGCGCAGCTCGCGGAGCTGGGTGTCGCGCGCGGGCGGATCGAGGACGTCGGTGGGGATACGTTCGCGGAGGACGCGAGGTTCTTCTCGCATCGACGCGACGGCGGGAAGAGCGGGCGGATGCTGTCGGTGATCGTCGCGCGGGGTTGA
- a CDS encoding acyl-CoA thioesterase, which translates to MPISAPFRSTQRVYFDDLDALNILHNVRFLLFMERARGELFQALGFRWEDDFEKNPDKFHVVAAHEIQYLAPVRGEGDLTVELLPVKLGTSSLVIDAKVRAVHGSTVHAEGHTRLVRLDPTTFKPCPWSDRFRAAFEPLLAPKG; encoded by the coding sequence ATGCCGATCAGCGCGCCCTTCCGTTCCACCCAGCGCGTCTACTTCGACGATCTCGATGCGCTGAACATCCTGCACAACGTGCGTTTCCTGCTGTTCATGGAGCGCGCGCGCGGGGAGCTGTTCCAAGCGCTCGGGTTCCGCTGGGAGGACGATTTCGAGAAGAACCCGGACAAGTTCCACGTCGTGGCGGCCCACGAGATCCAATATCTGGCGCCGGTTCGCGGTGAGGGGGATCTCACGGTGGAGCTGCTGCCGGTGAAGCTCGGGACGTCGAGCCTGGTGATCGACGCGAAGGTCCGCGCGGTGCACGGATCGACGGTGCACGCGGAGGGGCACACGCGGCTCGTGCGGCTGGATCCGACGACGTTCAAGCCGTGCCCGTGGAGCGACCGGTTTCGTGCGGCATTCGAGCCGCTGCTCGCGCCGAAGGGCTGA
- a CDS encoding SCP2 sterol-binding domain-containing protein, producing MAAIELAPGADENGLATMLATLMAENVASHPTRHRILDRLRGRVAIVAEDAEVSLTMEFRGGRVVLHHGVVGIPDLTIRGEAELIGDMSRMESVGPLPDPRGEVNRTMWRALREKRLRIHGLPRALPLLLGMGEVLAVS from the coding sequence ATGGCGGCGATCGAGCTCGCGCCCGGCGCGGACGAGAACGGGCTCGCGACGATGCTCGCGACCCTCATGGCCGAGAACGTCGCGTCGCACCCGACGCGCCACCGCATCCTCGATCGCCTGCGCGGCCGCGTCGCGATCGTCGCCGAGGACGCCGAGGTCTCGCTCACGATGGAGTTCCGCGGCGGTCGCGTCGTGCTCCACCACGGCGTCGTCGGCATCCCCGACCTCACGATCCGCGGCGAGGCCGAGCTCATCGGCGACATGTCGCGCATGGAGAGCGTCGGTCCGCTCCCCGATCCGCGCGGCGAGGTGAACCGCACGATGTGGCGCGCCCTGCGCGAGAAGCGCCTGCGCATCCACGGTCTGCCGCGCGCCCTGCCGCTCCTGCTCGGCATGGGCGAGGTGCTCGCCGTTTCCTGA